A window from Electrophorus electricus isolate fEleEle1 chromosome 7, fEleEle1.pri, whole genome shotgun sequence encodes these proteins:
- the pparaa gene encoding peroxisome proliferator-activated receptor alpha a isoform X2: protein MVDVPSPFSPWSPVGDTELDSPLCGELIKDMGELEDISHSLSNDAFSLLYLPDCQGSSTGSENSTVLDVLSPASSPSCTVSGALLRQDDVTASPLDLECRVCADRASGFHYGVHACEGCKGFFRRTIRLKLEYDKCKRNCKIQKKNRNQCQYCRFRKCLAVGMSHNAIRFGRMPQSEKLKLRAELQTGQREPGQTQLADLKTLARKIHHAYLKHFEMNKAKARIFLMGKTNTPPFVIHDLDTLQRARQTLATQLLGEGGELVAHDLQARETEACLFHCCQYTSVETVTQLTEFAKAVPGFAALDLNDQVTLLKYGVHEALFALLASCMNKDGLLVAQGGGFITREFLKNLRRPFSDMMEPKFQFATRFNALELDDSDLALFVAAIICCGDRPGLGNVSDIECIQESIILALQLHLRANHPDNTFLFPKLLQKLADLRQLVTEHAQLVQDIKNTQDTSLHPLLQEIYRDMY from the exons ATGGTAGATGTGCCGAGTCCATTCAGTCCATGGTCCCCAGTGGGGGACACAGAGTTGGACAGCCCTCTGTGCGGGGAGCTGATCAAGGACATGGGGGAGCTGGAAGACATTTCTCACTCCCTTAGTAATGATGCTTTCAGCTTGCTATACTTGCCTGACTGCCAGGGATCCAGCACTGGTTCTGAAAACTCCACTGTTCTGG ATGTACTGAGCCCAGCTTCCAGTCCATCCTGTACAGTGTCAGGAGCACTGTTGAGGCAGGACGACGTAACTGCCAGTCCCCTGGACCTCGAGTGCCGTGTGTGTGCTGACCGAGCCTCTGGCTTTCACTAcggcgtgcatgcatgtgaaggATGCAAG GGTTTCTTCCGGAGGACCATACGCCTCAAACTGGAGTACGACAAGTGCAAGCGCAACTGCAAGATCCAGAAGAAGAACCGCAACCAGTGCCAGTACTGCCGCTTCCGCAAGTGCCTCGCTGTGGGCATGTCCCACAACG CTATCCGCTTTGGCCGGATGCCCCAGTCGGAGAAGCTGAAGctcagagcagagctgcagacaGGCCAGAGGGAGCCAGGCCAGACCCAGCTGGCTGATCTTAAGACTCTGGCCAGGAAGATCCACCATGCGTACCTCAAACACTTTGAGATGAACAAGGCCAAAGCACGCATCTTCCTCATGGGCAAGACCAACACACCG CCCTTTGTCATCCATGACCTGGACACACTGCAGCGAGCACGGCAGACTCTAGCCACCCAGCTGCTGGGAGAGGGAGGTGAATTGGTGGCACATGACCTGCAGGCCCGGGAGACCGAAGCATGCCTTTTCCACTGCTGCCAGTACACGTCCGTGGAGACGGTGACGCAGCTCACTGAGTTCGCCAAGGCTGTGCCGGGCTTCGCCGCCCTTGACCTCAACGACCAGGTGACGCTGTTGAAATACGGTGTGCATGAGGCCCTGTTCGCCCTGCTGGCCTCCTGCATGAACAAGGATGGGCTGTTGGTGGCCCAGGGAGGGGGCTTCATCACCCGGGAGTTCCTCAAGAACCTCCGCCGGCCCTTCAGCGACATGATGGAGCCCAAGTTCCAGTTTGCCACACGCTTCAACGCCCTTGAGCTGGACGACAGTGACCTGGCGCTGTTTGTGGCTGCCATCATCTGCTGTGGAG ACCGACCAGGACTAGGAAACGTGTCAGATATTGAGTGCATTCAAGAAAGTATCATTCTTGCTCTACAGCTCCATCTGCGGGCCAACCACCCTGACAACACGTTCCTCTTTCCAAAGCTCCTGCAGAAACTGGCTGACCTCCGTCAGCTTGTAACTGAGCATGCACAGTTAGTCCAAGACATTAAGAATACACAGGACACTTCTCTCCACCCATTATTGCAGGAAATCTACAGAGATATGTATTGA
- the pparaa gene encoding peroxisome proliferator-activated receptor alpha a isoform X1: MVDVPSPFSPWSPVGDTELDSPLCGELIKDMGELEDISHSLSNDAFSLLYLPDCQGSSTGSENSTVLDVLSPASSPSCTVSGALLRQDDVTASPLDLECRVCADRASGFHYGVHACEGCKGFFRRTIRLKLEYDKCKRNCKIQKKNRNQCQYCRFRKCLAVGMSHNAIRFGRMPQSEKLKLRAELQTGQREPGQTQLADLKTLARKIHHAYLKHFEMNKAKARIFLMGKTNTPILFHQPFVIHDLDTLQRARQTLATQLLGEGGELVAHDLQARETEACLFHCCQYTSVETVTQLTEFAKAVPGFAALDLNDQVTLLKYGVHEALFALLASCMNKDGLLVAQGGGFITREFLKNLRRPFSDMMEPKFQFATRFNALELDDSDLALFVAAIICCGDRPGLGNVSDIECIQESIILALQLHLRANHPDNTFLFPKLLQKLADLRQLVTEHAQLVQDIKNTQDTSLHPLLQEIYRDMY, translated from the exons ATGGTAGATGTGCCGAGTCCATTCAGTCCATGGTCCCCAGTGGGGGACACAGAGTTGGACAGCCCTCTGTGCGGGGAGCTGATCAAGGACATGGGGGAGCTGGAAGACATTTCTCACTCCCTTAGTAATGATGCTTTCAGCTTGCTATACTTGCCTGACTGCCAGGGATCCAGCACTGGTTCTGAAAACTCCACTGTTCTGG ATGTACTGAGCCCAGCTTCCAGTCCATCCTGTACAGTGTCAGGAGCACTGTTGAGGCAGGACGACGTAACTGCCAGTCCCCTGGACCTCGAGTGCCGTGTGTGTGCTGACCGAGCCTCTGGCTTTCACTAcggcgtgcatgcatgtgaaggATGCAAG GGTTTCTTCCGGAGGACCATACGCCTCAAACTGGAGTACGACAAGTGCAAGCGCAACTGCAAGATCCAGAAGAAGAACCGCAACCAGTGCCAGTACTGCCGCTTCCGCAAGTGCCTCGCTGTGGGCATGTCCCACAACG CTATCCGCTTTGGCCGGATGCCCCAGTCGGAGAAGCTGAAGctcagagcagagctgcagacaGGCCAGAGGGAGCCAGGCCAGACCCAGCTGGCTGATCTTAAGACTCTGGCCAGGAAGATCCACCATGCGTACCTCAAACACTTTGAGATGAACAAGGCCAAAGCACGCATCTTCCTCATGGGCAAGACCAACACACCG ATCCTCTTTCACCAGCCCTTTGTCATCCATGACCTGGACACACTGCAGCGAGCACGGCAGACTCTAGCCACCCAGCTGCTGGGAGAGGGAGGTGAATTGGTGGCACATGACCTGCAGGCCCGGGAGACCGAAGCATGCCTTTTCCACTGCTGCCAGTACACGTCCGTGGAGACGGTGACGCAGCTCACTGAGTTCGCCAAGGCTGTGCCGGGCTTCGCCGCCCTTGACCTCAACGACCAGGTGACGCTGTTGAAATACGGTGTGCATGAGGCCCTGTTCGCCCTGCTGGCCTCCTGCATGAACAAGGATGGGCTGTTGGTGGCCCAGGGAGGGGGCTTCATCACCCGGGAGTTCCTCAAGAACCTCCGCCGGCCCTTCAGCGACATGATGGAGCCCAAGTTCCAGTTTGCCACACGCTTCAACGCCCTTGAGCTGGACGACAGTGACCTGGCGCTGTTTGTGGCTGCCATCATCTGCTGTGGAG ACCGACCAGGACTAGGAAACGTGTCAGATATTGAGTGCATTCAAGAAAGTATCATTCTTGCTCTACAGCTCCATCTGCGGGCCAACCACCCTGACAACACGTTCCTCTTTCCAAAGCTCCTGCAGAAACTGGCTGACCTCCGTCAGCTTGTAACTGAGCATGCACAGTTAGTCCAAGACATTAAGAATACACAGGACACTTCTCTCCACCCATTATTGCAGGAAATCTACAGAGATATGTATTGA
- the mcm10 gene encoding protein MCM10 homolog, translating to MTAEDENLDMLLSLFEENQGQEPETSAAGAGDDEDDLDGLFDDDCDEVYVEPEEEDVSLANLSTERENEHNGSKEHLEAELRSMREKMQKLQQQLLASQTGENTSQARHTEDDPFSRRQPSTKTSPATRCSTKPLTSPQQCSRPALKAHHNSKSSPTLQKVATVSPKAVELTRALHYQDRTAHYDKAASSENHNALGHSVSDRLSQPMRSSSKFNSTVKSPTPSKSAGVSHPIARQNTSLPSVSQDITKEKFSGLRLRRPRLSSVEIEHKMANRRLIRLSHLPERLVRENLEESDWVTFAVVIKKVTTQSKNNGKTFSIWKLNDLHNLEVNVSLFLFGNVHTDLWKTDTGTVIGILNPNPMKNKDGSNELCLTVDHPQKVLMLGEAMDFGTCKGKKKNGDTCTQLVNLNECQYCQYHVKAQYKKMSSKRAELQSSFTGTAPGKRKGQGGLRERLCQSDFHYGGVSSLACAPSVTAPQPKKQPSIQAVLASIPSKKLALVSDEVSGCSDDFRSLMSVPTPGALNIKRHLGQTRANGPCGPPVQSISASDLLKQQKVLHQQRLQARRKRGEEIQKRMLQNTGATVVPARPSINRGALLSPKAASPVPTLGRGFMDGEDIILDMSLLPPPKSPAATKLAAVRKLQAKGVDIVKDDPNAVKRKRPSSSEITTRVERSLSPPAGEKTAVEKEEEMEPAQKRRREQLDYIQSEEFQHILNAKSTNSWIMGEMEEKAMQDYFEPLVQKEKLEEKMKSIREMKCRAVTCRTCKYTHFKPAERCVQEKHDYHWHDAVKRFFRCSCGQRKISLGRFPSTACSNCGLYKWERDSMLKEKNGPKIGAELLLPRGEEQPKFLNSLK from the exons ATGACGG CTGAAGATGAAAACCTGGACATGCTGCTCTCTTTATTCGAAGAGAATCAGGGTCAGGAACCGGAGACCTCCGCTGCTGGGGCTGGAGATGATGAGGATGATTTGGATGGTCTCTTCGATGATGATTGCGACGAAGTTTATGTTGAGCCCGAGGAAGAGGACGTGTCATTGGCTAATTTAAGTACAGAAAGGGAAAATGAGCATAATGGATCCAAAGAACACCTGGAGG CGGAATTAAGGAGCATGCGGGAGAAGATGCAAaagctccagcagcagctgttgGCTTCTCAGACAGGTGAGAACACCTCCCAGGCCAGACACACAGAAGATGATCCCTTCTCACGCAGGCAACCGAGCACCAAGACATCACCAGCCACTCGATGTTCCACCAAGCCCCTGACTTCCCCACAGCAATGCAGCAGACCTGCCCTAAAAGCACATCATAACAGCAAGTCATCCCCAACACTGCAAAAAGTAGCTACAGTTTCCCCTAAAGCAGTGGAGCTCACCAGGGCACTGCATTACCAAGACAGGACTGCACACTATGACAAAGCAG CCTCCTCTGAAAACCACAATGCACTGGGACATAGTGTGAGCGATAGGCTATCACAgccaatgagaagcagcagtaaATTCAACAGTACAGTGAAGTCACCTACACCCAGCAAAAGTGCTGGTGTATCTCATCCCATTGCCAGACAGAACACATCCCTGCCATCTGTCAGTCAGGACATTACCAAGGAGAAATTCTCAGGTCTCAGGCTTAG GAGACCTCGCTTGTCCTCTGTGGAAATTGAACACAAAATGGCTAACCGCAGATTGATCCGGCTCTCACATCTGCCTGAACGACTGGTCAGGGAAAATCTAGAAGAGAGTGACTGGGTTACCTTTGCTGTGGTGATAAAGAAAGTGACTACACAGAGCAAGAATAAT GGAAAAACCTTTAGTATCTGGAAACTGAATGATCTTCATAACCTGGAGGTGAATGTATCGCTTTTCCTCTTTGGGAATGTTCATACAGACCTGTGgaagacagacactgggacagtgATTGGCATACTCAACCCTAACCCAATGAAGAACAAAGATGGCTCTAATGAG CTTTGCCTCACTGTGGACCATCCACAGAAGGTTCTTATGTTGGGAGAGGCCATGGACTTTGGTACTTGCAAGGGCAAAAAGAAGAATGGAGATACCTGCACCCAATTGGTCAACCTG AATGAATGCCAGTACTGCCAATACCATGTAAAGGCTCAGTATAAAAAGATGAGCTCAAAGAGAGCAGAGCTTCAGTCCAGTTTTACAGGCACTGCCCCTGGGAAAAGAAAGGGGCAGGGAGGTCTGAGGGAGCGTCTGTGTCAGAGTGACTTTCACTATGGGGGCGTGTCCTCACTTGCCTGTGCACCATCAGT gactgcaccaCAGCCAAAGAAACAACCTTCAATTCAGGCAGTTTTGGCTTCCATCCCTTCCAAGAAGCTTG cTCTTGTTTCAGATGAGGTATCTGGGTGTTCAGATGACTTCAGAAGTCTAATGTCCGTTCCTACTCCAGGAGCGCTTAATATAAAGAGACACTTGGGACAAACTAGGGCAAATG GACCATGTGGGCCACCAGTTCAGTCCATCTCTGCCTCAGACCTCCTCAAACAGCAGAAAGTGCTGCATCAGCAAAGGCTGCAGGCTAGACggaagaggggagaagagatccaaaagag gaTGCTGCAGAACACTGGTGCAACTGTTGTTCCAGCAAGACCGTCTATAAACAGAGGTGCTCTGCTCTCACCGAAAGCAGCGTCTCCTGTACCCACCCTAGGGCGAGGTTTCATGGACGGAGAGGATATTATTCTGGATATGTCCCTGCTTCCTCCCCCAAAAAGCCCAGCAGCCACAAAG CTGGCTGCAGTGAGAAAGCTCCAGGCTAAAGGCGTGGACATTGTTAAAGATGACCCCAATGCCGTGAAACGCAAGCGCCCCAGCAGCAGTGAGATCACTACCAGAGTGGAGCGTAGCCTGAGCCCACCGGCAG GTGAGAAGACGGctgtggagaaagaggaggagatggagccAGCTCAGAAAAGGAGGCGGGAACAGCTGGACTATATCCAGTCAGAGGAGTTTCAGCACATTCTTAATGCAAAGTCTACAAATTCCTGGATTATGGGGGAG ATGGAAGAGAAGGCCATGCAGGACTATTTTGAGCCACTGGTGCAGAAAGAGAAGTTGGAAGAGAAGATGAAGAGCATCCGGGAGATGAAGTGTCGAGCAGTCACCTGTAGAACC tgcaaatacacacacttcaaaCCAGCTGAGCGCTGCGTGCAGGAGAAACACGACTACCACTGGCATGATGCCGTCAAACGCTTCTTCAGGTGCTCCTGTGGCCAGAGGAAGATCAGCCTAGGCCGCTTCCCTTCTACAGCCTGCAG CAACTGTGGTCTGTacaagtgggagagagacagcatgttaaag GAGAAGAATGGGCCGAAGATCGGAGCCGAGCTGCTGCTGCCACGTGGGGAAGAGCAGCCCAAATTCCTCAACAGTCTGAAATAG
- the ucmaa gene encoding upper zone of growth plate and cartilage matrix associated a — protein sequence MAWVHIVLLTLLPTMVILNVLSEVESAAVKDGKVSKPQESPAQVFRTASDASNFFKRRGRRSYKSANEYNAEQRVQLAATERRREYYEEQAKEYETHREEERDEQHERRRQMMAQWWQYHYDGYYPRYPWHQAYV from the exons ATGGCCTGGGTGCATATAGTTCTCCTGACCCTGCTGCCCACCATGGTGATCCTGAATG tgctgtctgAAGTAGAAAGTGCAGCAGTCAAGGATGGAAAAGTCAGTAAACCCCAAG AATCACCTGCACAGGTTTTCAGGACAGCATCGGACGCTTCTAACTTCTTCAAACGTCGTGGCCGAAGATCCTACAAATCGGCAAATGAATATAATG CGGAGCAGAGAGTACAATTGGCCGCCACTGAGCGCCGGAGGGAGTACTACGAGGAGCAGGCAAAGGAGTACGAGACCCATCGGGAGGAGGAGCGAGATG AGCAGCATGAGCGGCGTCGGCAGATGATGGCACAATGGTGGCAGTATCACTACGACGGGTACTACCCACGGTACCCTTGGCACCAGGCCTACGTCTGA